One Bacteroidales bacterium DNA segment encodes these proteins:
- a CDS encoding GNAT family N-acetyltransferase, whose protein sequence is MNVILRPFELADCKSLPKHANNRLIAENLRDRFPYPYTEMDAIQFIQIVSNSHPTTEFAIDIDGEAIGAAGILLKEDVYRQNGEIGYWLSQDYWGKGIGTWVVGELVRKAFDEFKLHRVYAEVFEKNIASARILEKNGLVKEATLKNAIIKNGVFQNLLIFSIINPNNLIDVV, encoded by the coding sequence ATGAATGTTATTCTTAGACCTTTCGAATTAGCTGATTGCAAATCACTCCCAAAACATGCAAATAATCGATTAATCGCTGAAAATTTAAGGGATCGATTCCCTTACCCATATACCGAAATGGATGCCATTCAGTTTATTCAAATAGTTTCGAATAGCCATCCAACAACCGAATTTGCAATTGATATTGATGGCGAAGCCATTGGGGCTGCAGGGATTCTCCTAAAAGAGGATGTTTATAGGCAGAATGGGGAGATTGGGTATTGGCTTAGCCAAGATTATTGGGGAAAAGGGATTGGAACTTGGGTTGTTGGAGAACTTGTTCGCAAAGCCTTTGATGAGTTTAAACTACACAGGGTGTACGCAGAGGTGTTCGAAAAGAATATAGCATCGGCTCGTATTCTTGAGAAGAATGGATTGGTAAAGGAGGCAACTTTAAAAAATGCGATTATTAAAAATGGTGTTTTTCAGAATCTTTTGATTTTTTCAATTATAAACCCTAACAATTTAATCGATGTCGTTTAG